From the Chloroflexus aurantiacus J-10-fl genome, one window contains:
- the rho gene encoding transcription termination factor Rho: MTTGTSETTERTRRRRRRVNGDGGAPADGEALSAPVVTTTVVEEPVTTQGAGLLEIVPDGHGFLRNARLSPSNDDVYVAQSQIRRFNLRTGDMIEGRVRPPKEVERYPSLLYVERINGLPAEMAQKRPLFEQLTPIHPNVQIVLSTEPNILPTRIVDVIAPIGRGQRGLIVAPPKAGKTMLLKAIANGVTTNAPDIQLIVLLIGERPEEVTDMRRSVKGEVVAATFDEPVEQHIKVAELVLEKAKRQVEHGRHVVILMDSLTRLTRAYNIAMPPSGRTLSGGVDPAALYPPKRFFGSARNIEDGGSLTIIATCLVDTGSRMDDVIYEEFKGTGNMELHLDRKLAEKRIFPAVDIQRSGTRREDLLLDPVTLRQSWMLRRMVSMVGENEGAELMLTRMAKTKSNAEFLASLGKVGS, from the coding sequence ATGACAACAGGAACCAGTGAAACTACAGAGCGAACTCGTCGCCGTCGCCGTCGGGTGAATGGAGATGGCGGAGCACCTGCTGATGGTGAGGCTTTGTCCGCACCGGTTGTAACGACCACAGTTGTTGAAGAACCGGTCACAACGCAGGGTGCTGGTTTACTGGAAATTGTGCCTGATGGCCATGGCTTCCTGCGCAATGCGCGCCTCAGCCCCAGCAACGATGACGTCTATGTTGCTCAGTCGCAGATTCGTCGCTTCAATCTGCGTACCGGTGATATGATTGAAGGTCGGGTGCGCCCACCCAAAGAGGTTGAGCGTTATCCATCACTGCTCTATGTCGAACGGATCAACGGTCTGCCGGCTGAAATGGCGCAGAAGCGCCCCCTCTTCGAGCAGTTAACCCCCATTCATCCGAATGTGCAGATTGTCCTCTCGACCGAGCCAAATATTCTGCCAACCCGCATTGTTGACGTGATCGCTCCGATTGGGCGTGGGCAGCGCGGGTTGATTGTCGCTCCCCCCAAAGCCGGCAAGACGATGCTGCTGAAGGCGATTGCCAATGGTGTGACGACCAACGCGCCCGATATTCAGCTCATTGTGTTGTTGATCGGCGAGCGCCCGGAGGAAGTTACCGACATGCGACGGTCGGTGAAGGGTGAGGTGGTGGCGGCTACCTTCGATGAGCCGGTCGAGCAGCATATCAAGGTCGCGGAACTGGTATTGGAAAAGGCCAAGCGTCAGGTTGAGCACGGGCGCCATGTGGTGATCCTGATGGATTCGCTGACTCGTCTTACCCGTGCCTATAACATCGCCATGCCACCGAGTGGGCGCACCCTCTCCGGTGGTGTTGATCCGGCAGCCCTCTACCCGCCCAAACGCTTTTTCGGCTCGGCGCGGAATATCGAGGATGGCGGTTCACTGACCATCATTGCCACCTGTTTGGTAGATACCGGTTCGCGCATGGACGATGTTATCTACGAAGAGTTCAAGGGCACCGGGAACATGGAACTGCACCTCGACCGCAAACTGGCCGAGAAGCGCATCTTCCCCGCCGTGGATATCCAGCGTTCGGGAACCCGCCGCGAAGACCTCTTGCTCGATCCGGTGACCCTGCGCCAGAGCTGGATGTTGCG